ATTATTTTGTGCATCTTTTTAGTGGATCAGGAACTAAAGGAGCTAGGTTCAACTGTTACCTCTGACCCTTACAGGCTTTATGACCTTGGCAAATGACTTTTAAGATTAAATTGTTGAGCAGTTGCTGAACTATGTTATTAATAGCAATACCCTACACCAGTAAGATTTTAGGTAAAAATCCACATATATTTTGCATACATATAGTTTTACTCTAATAATAATCCTTTAGTTCTCTAAACTAGCCATAGTTCTCAAAATAAGAATTATAGTAAAGGTAATATACATTTCTAGaatatttttaagaagaaattttaaatttaatggcTGTTTTATGAGTTTAATTTGATCAGGGTAATTGCTTTTTTTGAGACATTTTATTCTGCATCTTTCATATAGGCATATTTTGGAATTTATAACCATGCTTGAAAGAATGTCTTTCTACTGTTTGGGCCTTTGTGGTCTTTGCCAAATTTTAGAGGAAGAGGGGAATAGATGGGTTGTTGAAACACTAAATTTCAGGACTAATTTCTATAgggaaagttttaaaataaatggcTTATGGTTTGTTTCCTGCTTGACATTTGGACCACAATGTATGATTATCCTGTTTACTTCTAAAATTAAACTAAGGATTTTCTCATATCACAAGTTCACTCTATCTGGTTGCCTTTTACAGCATTAATAACTTCTGTCTTAAACAATGTTTGTTGGACCTGAAATTCAATGATTTGATCTTGATCCTTGCATGTTGAAACTTGTATTCTTTTAGGTTTACACCTACATATTAAAGATTGGATGCATTTTGCACTTTTAGCAACATTATTATAAGCTAGGTGTGGCTTTCAGTCTCTGGGAAAACtttaatcagattttttttatggAACAAAGTTGGGCGTTCTTATGCCATGATTCCTTCAGTGTTGTTTCAGGAGTAAATCCCTAGTGATGGATAAAACTTTAACTTTGGAGGAGACATAATAAGGAAGGTTAAAAGTTTTCAGTATTGTGTTTACTGGGGTAATTGATGTAGTCTTGAATTatatgtggtttttaaaaatgggtGTAATCATTACAATATGAAAAGGTGAGTTTCTAGACCATTAGAAGAGTGTTGACCTTTTATAATAAGAAAGGTAACTGATTGTACATACCAGTTCTTttctaaaaacataataaaacctACTAAAATTTTTAGTCATTTTGGTGATAATCGAATTTCAGTTTTTTTGACTGGATGAGACTTGAGGGCAGCCATCTTATAATGAATGCAAAGACATGCTACTTTTGCTTAAAAATGATATTCTTTACAATCCATTTTGGAAAGAAAGTATTTAAATGAGATTGCTGGAAGTTGTTTGCATAAGCTTTGTGTCCCCTGCCAGGTTTTCTAAACTACCTGGCTACTTAGAGGGCTATCTTTGCTGTGTTTAAATGGGCATTAGATAGTAATTATACCAATATAAGGGCTTTCTGatgaaaaatttccatttttactgGGATTCCCTGACCAGTCCCTAACTACTTTGTGATATCTAAAACTTTCCAGAGGCAGCCTTGCCTGGTTCAAGCTCATCTTTTCTTGTTATCTTGTTACTACTACTCACAGATATTCTGACTTCTGAATAATTGTTATTTTTGGAAGATTGACCACATACTAGACTAGCCAAGTAAAAGTGAAGCAAGTGAGGTGGTCATGCCTCTTGGCCATAATATCCTGGTGTAATAAGTAGGTTTTTGTAAATTATACTTGCATAGAAGCATATTTACAAATTGGGATAGAATTtgatactttgttttaaaatgtttgaatGTCTTTGGAagtataaaattttttccatacTAGTTGACTTTCACTTAAAACTTTGTTTCTTGTGTTTGCTAACAagtttcttttgtatttccattCATTGTGAACatgcttccatttttaaaaagtacttttaaaaagcaaatttccTCTAACTTTAGAAAATCCGTTGGCCTGTGGAAAGCACAGTGCCATGCACAGAGATATTAGCTATTTGGATCATTGCTTTCTCCTTTAAAACAGATTAATTCAAAATGGACAGATGAAAGCAAAAATTCAAACACCTAGGCCATATTCATTATTTTGTCTCTATTTGTGGTCAGTATGGTACTGattaatagaataaaatttttctcccttttgaaaATGTTCCCAAATTTGTATTTTGTTCCTAAGCTTATCCTTATTGCCAATAAATGAATCAAGGTGGCATATTCCACTTTGTATAGGCATCCTTTGAAtgtgaaaaccaaattaatacaTTCAATTCTTCTTTATCATAGTTATCCATTAATCCCTCTCCACCTTAGTACATTGATATCTTATCATTATGATTATTTTGTTGGAATGGGTACAGAGaaagatcagaaagaaaaaaacatatttcgAAAATGACTTTAATGATAgtatcttctcttttttccccccttctaggGAACTGCTCGGAGAAAGAAGAAGGTGGTTCATAGAACAGCTACAGCAGATGATAAGAAACTTCAATTTTCCTTAAAGAAACTAGGAGTAAACAATATCTCTGGTATTGAAGAggtaattttgttaaatttttacttaacttttcctttaaaaagagagagaagatatagTTCCTTGTAAATTTCTTATTGTCTTTCTTTAAGATTGGGGGTTTAGCCAGCTACATAGAACAATGGGTTTTGCTTTAAAGGGGGCACAAGGGAGAATAATTCCTCCACTGAGGACAGTCTCTTCAGGAGATATTTAATGCAGAATTGAGATATTAACATATTAGTGTgctgatattttaattttatacttgggtgtttttttgtttgtttttttggtccaTTATGGAAGTATTctattaaaatttaaacattctttccagtttaagaaaatgaaaattgctGAATAGTAGTTAAAAACAATCCTAGATATGTACCCTGATTATCTTATGTGTTTTGCTTAAAAGTTTCCTACTCTCAGAAAAATTTCATAGCATAGAAGATGCTATGACTTGATATTGTAGTGAGCATTAGCTTCTACTTGAGCACTGTTTACCCTTGGGAAATTTGGGGGAAGGAAGAATAAGAATCTAAACAAATGAGTATTGAAGTGCCTAAATTCTAGTTacttttcatcttttctatttGCCAAAAAGCTTGAAGTAGGTTAAATGCCTTCCAATGATTTTTAGATGTCTAGTTCAGTTTAGTCTAATAGTAGCAATTTGCACTTGgtgtaatttttatatttataatgcttataaaatgctttatatatcaTCTTAGTTCCCATCTGTAAATCCCCTTATAGTCTAACTTTACCCTTCTGATATCACTTGAATTGCTTTTCTGGGGTAGCATAAGACCTCTATTTCCCCACCTGTCGGAATTTTGTTCATAGAACtcttgaggggggaaaaaagttgTTGGCATCAGTTTTACTCCTACAGATTATGATAGGCATGCCCCCCTCATACTATTAAATAGTTACTTGAGTATATGTAGGCAAAATTGTTGGTAGAGAAAGTTTGTTTCCTAAGAAATGATTAATAAACCAGATATATTTAGAACAAAGTGCATGTGTTTACATCAGTGAGATTTGGTTGTAATACATTGGTGGTGATATAAAGCACTCATTAGGGTACAGAGAAAACTAAAAGTTCTTAGATTCATTTTAGCTCCTTCAGCCCAGGAAAAATTCTGCATATGTTGAATGTAAGGTAGTGACTGCTGAATTTGTTTTCTTGAAATTCCTTATATTAGGTCGTCCGTCTGTCATAAAAGGTACCTCTGCTTAagcttagggtttttttttttttttaataaaatatttaatgtctTAAATTAGGCTTTCCTAacttttcccctaaattttttacAGGTGAATATGTTTACCAACCAGGGAACAGTGATCCACTTTAACAATCCTAAAGTTCAGGCATCATTGGCAGCAAACACTTTCACAATTACAGGCCATGCCGAGACAAAGCAGCTAACAGAAATGCTCCCCAGCATCTTAAACCAGCTTGGAGCTGACAGTCTAACTAGCTTAAGAAGACTGGCAGAGGCTCTGCCCAAACAGCGTAAGTTGCTATTAGGGTAGTGATTGGGAATATGGGCATGGTGATTCAATAACATacataccttttttttaaatttatccaaACCAATACAAATATGTCTTAATTTCAAGGCAGGGAtctatttccccccaaaaaatttgATTATGAAATAATTTGTCAGCTCCCTTCTCTAAAATATTAAAGTTGCTTCTTTACTATGCCATGTTTCTGCTTAACTTAGCTTCGATagagttcttttgtttttcatattcttGTTCATTTGGATATGAATTAAgtgaaaaattgttttacatgtttaAAACCACTAACTAGGTATATTGAATAATGGTTAATATAGGTAGAACCTCAAGTAATATCACTGTTGCAATTTCTAGGGACTTGGTGGTAATTATCGATTAACTTATTGAGTGTCCACTCAATGTAATAGGATACTACTAGTTTCTATTATTCACTGGAAATGGGTGAATACCTTGAACTACTTTATTTGTTGCTAGTATTGCATTTTTTTGTTGAAGGAAGACTGAGAAAACATGGAtaacatttattttgcatataattaTAGCTGTTGATGGAAAAGCACCACTTGCTACTggggaagatgatgatgatgaagtccCAGGTAAGACTGTACTTGTTGAACATTGTATGGTTTATTGACATCAATGTAAAAGGCTATAATAAACCATTTCTTTAGTGAGGTAAAATTAAAAGCACTGTTTGTGcttctatatttttcattatagAGCTCTCAGGCATATCCTTGTGAACTATTCTATGGGTTGTTAggacaaataaattaaaactatcatgGAATGAATCAAAAGAATGAGTATCTTTTTAGCAATATAAATAGTGCATTCATTGTATTAAATTTCATAAGTAActcattcaaaaataaaatattcttgttAGTACATTAATATTGCAAGATGATAGTCTAAATGCCTCCAGTGGTCCCTAAACCAGATTTTGAGAACTTTAGATTTGTAACAGATCATTCACTACTAATGATATCCTTTGCACAGGTAACTTCAGTAACTAAAAACTttgggtgtttaaaaaaaattgtggggGAGTAAACTTGTACACCTAgcagtttttttcctttatagtaACTGTATTGCCCAATCGAAGCTTTTGTAGAGTAGCAGTTTTTTGAGTTGGAATATTTCCTTTGTTTGCAACAGTTACCAGCATTTCCATGTTTTATGCCTGTGTCCAAGTAGACTAAATTGACATGAATAATGCTGAGTTGgttatattgttttattgtctgtgttttattttatcagctgtgctttgaaattatttcttagtatttcataaaacttaaaaattataaaaattctattttcataacaatctggtttttttttcctagatctcGTCGAGAATTTTGATGAGGCTTCTAAGAACGAGGCAAATTGAATTGAGTATCAACTTCTGAAAGTTAAAACTTGAAAGTTATATGGAGCTGCTATTTTATATCGTGtgactgctttttttctttttccttttccttttctttcttgtttttgtttatgGATCTGAGAATTAGATCTCTAATATTTTGAAGCCCGTTGGACATTGCAGCTCTTTTCATTTATTGCTTATACACAATTCATTCTTTGCAGCCTAACTATGCTGAACAAGCCTGGAATTAAAGTTTGGAAAAAAGGTTAATAAAATCTTTACCTAGTATACAGTTGACTTGATTGGTTGTGTAATTTGTATCTGAAAGCaagatagattttttaaagtaatgcaATATAACTGAatgtttataaatttaaataattatattctaatattttttaaacaaaggtaAGGAAATTTTTAATGCCTCtagatttaaaatgaatttaacttGGAGTGATTTTATGTGAAGATcttgaaaggaaaaatatgttGATTGTGTTGACTGTAAGGCATTTTTTCCTTTGCCCAGCAAATGAAGCAATTAGGTCACATTTACCTTTTATGGTGATTTAGTGTATAGTTAGAGTGTATATGAAATTCTTTTGGAAAGATCCATAAGAATCATTCCCTACTTGGCCCATTTCATTACAAAGTAGTTTGCTCACATTTTGAGAAGATTTCATAAATTAAAGACTTTACAGGTTTTATCTCTTCTAATGTTCTTTACCAGCCTGgtagcttttaaaatttatttcctgtTCAAATGACtgtaatagagatacttgaaatccAAGATCTGGCTCTGTTAATCTGTTATAATAAtttaatggatatatatatatatatatataatttttcaggAAAGTGACACTATTTTGGTGGGTTATTCACATCCAAAACCATTCCTTTTTAAACATTAAGTAGTTCATAAGCATTTCAGATCCTTGTTGGTAAATGTCTTAATCTATGAATTTTTGAATTTACTATTGAGTGGATTTTTTGGCTTAAAGTTTGGGTAATGGAGGGATAATTTTAGAATCCAGAGGACCTATCCTTTGTTTTCATATGTTTTAAAGTACAACTTGTCTCTGGTAAGCTGTAAGTTACTTGATGCTTTATAACTTGCAGAAATTTGGACCTTTGAAAATTATTACTTTgctagaaatagaatttgaaaattGCATATAACAagatggaggggggaggggtagcTCCTAAAAATCTAAAGGTGGTAAAAGGGTAAGATAAAAAATAGCTTCCTGCCATAACTTGCTTGTCTACTTCAGTCAGCAAATATTTGAGCATCTTCTGCAAACTGCTACCTATTCTCAACCCTAAAGCAGTAATTATCCCAACAGATTTAGCTCCCTAATTAGTAGGTATCAAAATGTCAGATTCTGTTAAATCCAGAATGGGTCTTGTGTCTTGCTTTTTGTTTAGACACATGAAGAATACCAGCTGAGATGTTTGGTTGtcctgacatttaaaaaataaatgaaggccGCATGCTAGCTACTGGCAAATTTTCACCCCTGTCTATAGGTGTCCAAGAACAGAATAAATAACACGTAGTTGAAACATAGGTCCATTGAATTCTTGACCTATTCTGTCTTGTGATAAACTGCTACAGGACAGTTAATAGGTGGCTGCCCAAATGTAAGCAGTACCCTCAAGCTGTCCAGACTTCATTACTAGAGCATTCTAGaccttttctaaataaaaattctatTAGCTTTTTTCAAGGCATTGTAGATAACTTAAAAATTTGTGGAAATTAATGTGTTAGCTCCTCAAGATTGAATTGCCACAATACATTCAAAATAGGAATTCAATATATAACAGGCTAATTGGGCACAGATAAAATTTGGAGTTAAGAGATAGAGGAGCCCTAGGTTCAACTCCTACTTCTTACTCTCTTGTGTTCAGCACACACTACACCTTACTTGGATTTTATTCCTAGTTTCTAGAGTTGGGGAATTGGACTAATAATTGCTTaaagttcttttcattttaggAGAGCCCTATGAATCTAGGACATTCGTTGCCTTTCAAATTAATTCTTGACCAAGCTAGAGTTCCATTTGCAACTGAGTTAGTACTATGGAATTGGATGGACCTGTTTACTTGTCAGCAGAAAACTCTTGTTAATGACTAATATTGGTGCTGGAATTTATTGCATTTTTCAAGTATTATGCTATACTGTATGGTTGCCTTCATCAAAGGTTTTTTGGAAGTTAAATACAGGCTTCTGTATTGGTGTTGATCTCATTTGTTCAGGAAATCTTATAACCATGTACAGCTTTCATTTTGAAATCTTATGAATTTGGAAACTTGTATAATTTTCTAGAAATCATAGATTGGTGAAATTAATCTTCTGTACACATGTTTTCATCGCTCCAGTCGGCACAGTCTTGTATACCATCTTTGCAGCGTGCTTTGGGAATGCAGTCACAGTCAGCAAAGAAAACAGTATTGCACCTCCAGCCAGAACAAGTTGAGCACTGCAGACCTGTAGATAATTAAATGTTTGTCGAGAGTTCAAGAACTCGACTACTTGAACCCAGGCTTAGCTACAACTGGAAAAGAAATATCTGAGAGATTTGGGGTGTTTTTAGGAAAACAAAGATAATTGCAACTGTCTGTTAAGTATACATGTTTGTGTGAAATAATTGGTGCTATGATCAAAGCCAAATTGAGGAACATAATTCAACCTAAAAATAGTATCCTGATTTATTATACAAACAAGGAAAAACCACGATGTGTATTTTAAATAGACAATGGAAAGAGGAGTAGACATGGGCAGCTGGTtttagcatggtggatagagcagcaggcctggagtcaggaggaactgagttcagatgtgacctctGACTTGTTTCAACAAACTTATAATGTTTTGCCAACACTGATGATATTGTAATGGTGGCAAAGACCAACATGAActaattttgacttttaaaaaaatgtgtttttttagaTAACTTTCTGGAGGAGATAAAAGTTTCCACTCGGTCattaggaaatatttagcaaTCTTTGTAGGGAAgtttaaggaagaaaaggagtaGTAAGATGGAACCCAAAGtatgtgaaatttaaaaaaggacagaaacctttAGTTTTTTACCTTTACCTAAAGTGAAACTAAATTGGGACATCTTGAATTCAGGGTTTAAAGAGGAGGGCCTCACTATTTTACAGGCTCTCATCCAGCCTTTGCCCTGGTCTCTTAACTAAAACTGTCTCAACCTGCATCTTGGTTAGATAATTTAACTTGGTTTGTCTGTTCACCTGCATTGAGTTGTCTGAGAAATGGTTGATTGGTTTGACAAGGAAGGATTCTAGGATATGTTGGAGTTCAAATAGTGTTTGAAAATGGAGTTCTGGTAGCCCATTAATGGTGATTAAGCATTTTTCATTTGTACCTGATTCATCTGAACAGTCTCCACAGTCATTCCTCATGTCGCAGACTTTGTCTATATAAGTCCATGTCTTCCGGTTAGGACACTTAAATATCAAATTTTGGGGTAGACTACTGGGTATTTGACCTATTTCAGAAAAAGATATTAGTTCCAAGAGATGAAAAATACAGTTAGTAAGGACCCAGGGATTAATAGCAAATACATATCAACCTAGGACTTTGTATCCTCACCACAATATGCTTTGGATTCATCTTCTCCATGACTGCAATCTAGCTTTCTATTGCAAAGCAGGGATGGTGGTATGCAGGTGGTGCGATCATCACACAAAAAGCCAAGCTGCTTTGAAGCCATTTTACATTGCCGATATGATAGGCCTGGAGGAGTTGTAAAAATGCATTATTAGTAACGTCTTTGGGTAACTATGCATCTATACATATGTCTATGAACCTATGGTGCTGCTACCTATTTGCAGTGCCTGATTCATTTTCTGGCAACTTTATGTGCACATGTATAGGTATAACCCACACACACCCTGCTTAGGATTATAGGGTCATAGTTCTAGAGTTGAAAGGGGTATCATTTTCAAATCAGTGGAGCCaaggaagttaaataatttgcccaagtcACATAATGATGTACAGAGGCAAgatctaggtcttctgattccaaagccactgTCCTAATGTTACCACATTGCTTCCCATTATACGGTTtatatcccttccacattttaGCTTTCCTCATTACAGTTTGGATATATTGTGGGTCAGCATGAGAaactaaatgggaatttgggagttttgtggaagccacagatgTGAAGGTCAACAAATAACAAGTGCATCCTAGCCCAAAATGTATTCCctaaatggggggtgggggtggggagggaagactTTCGGTATGAAGTGAAGGCCAAAAATTTTGCATGGCTTTTCTAAATCATGAGGCCGGAAGGGGgataattgtatttttaatttctctttttcctttttgatttcaCTGTACTTTCAGTGGTCTGGAacatgctttttttattttttttggttttagtttGCGTATCTCCAGTTATACTTGGAACAGcagatattctcttttcttagtTATATATATTTGAGTCTGAGCTAAGAGTCCTGGCTGTTGAAGTTTGGGTTTTACCACTAACTAGCTACAATATATGCCAGTCCATGTCACTCTTAACATGTCTTTCTTTACCCATAAAAGAGGTAAAAATACCAAACTTGGAAATGATACTGTGAGGAAAAAGTACTTTGACATTTAAGTTATTTTCAAGTGTTCACTGGAAGGAACTAAAATACTGCTATCTTGAAATACTTATAGAACAATGTATGGTCGTAATCATAATAATCAGGatatttggttcaagattggaaGAGATTTAGTGAAGATTTGTTTTCTGTCTTTGAGTGGCTTGATTCCAGACTTATTGACATTTAAGAGCCAGCACCACGGTTTGGATTTTCTGGGCCACAAGCTGCTTATTTCCATTACAGAGACAGGATCATGAAATTACCCAAGATTTATTAATATTGTTGTCTTGGTCTGTGCCCATCACAATGGCTGGGCACTTAGGAACTTGTTGAATATTTGTTTATTGATCAATTGTTTATTAGAGATAGAAGGACTTAAGCTAACATAATCTTTGAACCAGTctgatataatattaaaaatctgCATACTGTTTTAGGCAGGCACGACTGAACTTCAGTGACCGTGGTATTACAGTCATCTATGCCTACATAGGACTATAACAAACCTTTTGAATTCTCCTTGAAATGA
This sequence is a window from Monodelphis domestica isolate mMonDom1 chromosome 3, mMonDom1.pri, whole genome shotgun sequence. Protein-coding genes within it:
- the BTF3 gene encoding transcription factor BTF3 isoform X2 — encoded protein: MKETIMNQEKLAKLQAQVRIGGKGTARRKKKVVHRTATADDKKLQFSLKKLGVNNISGIEEVNMFTNQGTVIHFNNPKVQASLAANTFTITGHAETKQLTEMLPSILNQLGADSLTSLRRLAEALPKQPVDGKAPLATGEDDDDEVPDLVENFDEASKNEAN
- the BTF3 gene encoding transcription factor BTF3 isoform X1, whose product is MFSHPIDHGAAGGDPEPQMKETIMNQEKLAKLQAQVRIGGKGTARRKKKVVHRTATADDKKLQFSLKKLGVNNISGIEEVNMFTNQGTVIHFNNPKVQASLAANTFTITGHAETKQLTEMLPSILNQLGADSLTSLRRLAEALPKQPVDGKAPLATGEDDDDEVPDLVENFDEASKNEAN